The DNA sequence GCTTTTTATCGCCGAATAGGTTGATGGCACCCAGGTGAAAAACCACATCAAAAACATCGTCTTTAAATGGCAGTTCTTCGGCATTGGACCAGAACAGATCTGCCTGAAGATTCCATTTTTTAAGATTTCGCATGCATTTTCGAAGCATTTTCTGCTGGTTGTCTAAACCATAAAAGTAACCATAATCGCTTCTTCTCGATATAAATGGAATATTATCGCATGCCCCTATTCCTGTTTCAAGGATTTCTGCATTTGATGGAATTTCCAGTCTTTCCAGGACTTCCCGCCGGGCTTTTTTTACTCCTCCACAAGGAAGGAACATAAAATTTGTCAGAGGGGTATATAAACGACAATAAATTGAGCGGAAAAATTCCGCACGTTTACTGAATCGCCGGACTTCACCCTCCTGAAGGAAATGAATAAAGCCATCTTCTACAGGATAGCTTCTCCGGCAGGTTTTACATTCAAATACACCCTTTGTAATTTCCTCGGAAGCATTGTTTCCTCTGAAGTTCAAATCATTCTTGCATTTTGGACAACATAAAATATCTGCGGTAGTTTTCTTCATCGCTCCAGGATTTAATTATATGCATTTCGTATTTATTCCGGAGAAAGATTTTGTAGAACCAGAGTTGAATATTTCGGGTTAGTATACAGGGCGGGTGCCAAATCTGGTAGTTTTCATTCTT is a window from the Bacteroidales bacterium genome containing:
- a CDS encoding methyltransferase domain-containing protein, whose amino-acid sequence is MKKTTADILCCPKCKNDLNFRGNNASEEITKGVFECKTCRRSYPVEDGFIHFLQEGEVRRFSKRAEFFRSIYCRLYTPLTNFMFLPCGGVKKARREVLERLEIPSNAEILETGIGACDNIPFISRRSDYGYFYGLDNQQKMLRKCMRNLKKWNLQADLFWSNAEELPFKDDVFDVVFHLGAINLFGDKKQAIDEMIRVAKPKTRIVIADENERAARLFSIFMGKQEKVKPPVDLIPDNMQDIHLYTIWSGLGYLIEFRTP